The nucleotide sequence ACGGCCGGACCAACTGGGACGACCTGGCCGCGCCCCAGGACGCCCAGGCCGGCTCGGGCTGGACCGTCGTGCCCCAGCCCCGGGCCGTGCACCTGGACAACGTCGCCGTGCGCTACGACGACGCGGCCACGGGCAAGGTCCTTTCCGTCACCGGCGCGCGGCTGCGCACGGGCCTGGGCCAGCCCTTTGATTTCGCGGCCAGCTTCGAGGCCATGGGCCTTGTGCCGAACGGCCAACTCCAGTGCCACCTCCAGGGCCGGGCCTCCTTCGACCCCGGCTCCGGCCGGCTGGGGCTGCACGGCGTGCGGGTGGAGAGCGGGCTTGTCATCGACGCGCCCCTGGTCCCCGGCGGGGCCGTGCCGACCCGGGTGGTCTCGCGCCTCATCCTTGATTACGACGCGTCCGCCGCCGCGCTGACCCTGTCCGACATCGACGCCCGGGCCGACGGGCTGCGGCTCACCGGCACGGCCGGGGTCTCCGACCTGCCCGGCGCGCCGCGTCTGGCCGCCAAGCTGACCCTGGACGCCGATCTGCTCGGCGGCTGGCGGGCCATTTTAGGGTTGGCCAAGCCCGGAAGCCCGGAAAGCCTGGTGGCCGCTCCGCAAGAGCCCCAAGCCCCGGCCACGTCTCCGGCCGGCTCATCCACTCCGGCCGATGCCGCGCTGACCGCCCCCCTGCCCAATCGCCTCACGGCCGCCCTGACCCTGGCCGGGGACAAGGACGGTTTGCATCTGACCGATCTCACAGCCCGCCTGCCCCGGGGCACGGCCCACGGATCGGCCCGGCTCGTTCCCGGCGACCGACCGGCCCTGTCCGGGCAGATCAAAGCCGAGGACGTCGATTTCGACGCCCTGGACCTTGGCGGCGGGGGCGGCTGGCCCGTGCCCGGGCCGTGGATCTTCGGCCTTGATCTCGACGCGCAAGTCGCCTGCTCCCGCTGCGTCGTCGGCGGCCTGACCTTGGCCGAAGCCGCCGCCACCCTGCGCGGCGCACCCGGGCTGGTGCGCCTGGGGCCGGCCACGGCCGTGCTGCCCGGCGGCCAGGTGGCCAGCCTGGACGCCCGGCTCTCGCCCAACGGCGGCCCGGACGGCGGCCCGGGCTACGACATCCAGGCCGCCCTGGAACCCCTGGGGCTTACCACCCGCTTTTCCGGCCGCCTGGACGCCACGGGCGCGGCCGGCTCCTGGACCCTGGCCAGCCCGGACGCGGCGGCGGCTGCCAAGGCCTTGGGCCTGGGCAGCCTGCCGGCCGGGCCGGTGGCGGCCAAGGGCCAGCTCACGCTTTTGGCCGAACCCTCGGGCAAATGGCAGCTTTCGGGCCTGGAGGCCAAGGCCGGGGGGCTGGTCCTTCGCGGCCAGATCGGCCCCGCCCCGGGCGGCGGGCCGGGCCTGGGCTTCGATCTCGCCGTGGACCACCTGGACCTCGACCGTCTGGCCGGCCTGACCGGCCCAGCCGGCCAGCCGGGGCAATCAGGCCCTTCGGGGCCGGCCGCCTCCCTGCCCCGGGCCAAGGGCCGGCTGCGCCTGGAGCAGGTTACCGGGCGGGGCCTGGACCTCAAAAACGCCGTTCTTGATCTTTCTCTGGGGGAAAAAGGGATCACCGCCGCCGTGGAAACCGCCGAGGCCTGGGGCGGGCGACTCTCCGGCTCCCTGGAACGCCAGACCACCGGCCGTCTGACCGGGGCCTTGCAGCTGGCCGGAGCAGAAGCCGGCAAGCTGCTCCCCAAATCGGGCCTGTCCGGGCCCATTGCCGCCAAGCTCGGTCTGGAAGCGGCCGGCGGCCCCAAGGGCCGGTTTGGCGCGGTCAGCGCCGCCGTGGAAGCCGAAGCGCCCCGGCTGGCCCTGGGCCGGGCCGGTTCGCGCCAGACCCTGACCACGCCCAAGGCCAACCTGACCTTCAAGGGCACGGACGGAGCCGACGGCCTTGAGGGCGAGGCAAACGCCAGCCTGGCCGCCGCGTCCTTTGACGGCGGACCGGACGGCCCGAATCTGCGCGACCTGCGGGCGGCCCTGGCCGGCCCCATGGCCCTGGACCGCGAAGGCCGGCTGCGCGAGGCCTTCCAGGCCAAACTGGAGGCCTCGGCCCTGGCCCGGCTGTCCGGCGGCGGCGAGTCGCGGCTCACCCTTTCCGGACCGGTAGCGGCCGAGTCCGGCGGCGCCTTTTCCCTGGGCGAACTGTCCCTGGGCTTTGCCGGGGCCTCGGCCACGGCCCGGGTCTGGCGCAAAGGCGGCGAGGCCGCGCCGGTGCAGTGCAGCCTGGAGACGGGCACGTTTTCGCCGCGCCAGGTGCTGCCGGCCCTGGGCTTTTCCCTGCCGGCCCAAGCCCCGGCCACGCTTCTGGCCAAGGCCTCCCTGGCCGTGGCCGCAGCCGTGGACGACAAGGGCGTGGTCGTCTCGAAACTGGCCGCCAGCCTGGACGAGACCCATGTGACCGGCCACGGCAGCTTCGAGCGTTTCGATCCGGCCCGGGGCAAGTGGGAGTTCACGGTGGACCGCCTCGACCTTGACGCCTACGCCCCGCACAAGCCGGCCGCCGGCCCGCCGCCCCTGGCCGAACGACGCCAGAGGATCGACTTCAAGGGCCTGCGCGAGGCCGCCTTGGACCTCAAGCTCCATTTCGGCTGGCTCAAAAAGGGCAACGTGACCTTCGACGCCGGCACGGCCTCGTTTAACGCCAAAAACGGACTTTTCACCTTTCGCCAGGAATCGCCGCGCTTCTACGCCGGCCGGCTGTTCGTGGAGGTGCGCGGCGACGCCCGGGACACGGCGCTCAAAACCGCCATCGAACTCAAGCTCGAAGGCATCGAAATCGCCCGATTCCTGCACGACTGGGCCGAGGGCGACACCCTGGCCTCCGGGGCCTGCACCTTCGTGGTGGCCGCCCGCACCAGCGGGGCCACCGAAGAGGAACTGCGCGGCAACCTGACCGGCACCGGCCACTTGCAGATCACGCGCGGCGAGATCAAGGTCCGCGACCCGGACAAGCTCGTGAACGGCAAGCCCCAGGAAGAGCGCCTGCCCTTCGAGATGTTTTCCTCCAGCTGGAACGCCAAGGGCGGCGTGGCCCACAGCGACGATTTCCGCATCGAAAGCCCGCGCATGGTGGTGGCCGGCCGGGGCGAATGCGACCTGCGCCACGAGACCATCGACTTGAACCTCATGGCCACCCTGCCCAGCGGCAGCCAGGTGCCGGCCACCATCATCGGCCCCCTGGACGGCCCCAAGGTCACCATCGACCGCAGCCGCATCATCGGCGACGTGGTCTACCGGGTGCTCCAGGGCTTTTTCAGCATCCCCGGCCGGGCCGTCACCCGCATCCTCAACTTGCCCGGACGCTGACCCATGCCGCCCGCGCCGCCCAAGCCCCCGGCCTACCGGGCCACGGCCCTGACCGCTCTGGACGGCACGGTGGTCGATGTGTGCTTGGAGGCCGACGGCAAGGTCCGGCATCTGGCCGGCCGGGGCGGCGGCCAGGCCGAGGCCGCCCGGGTGCGGGCCGCCTTGGCCGCTCCCGCCCCCGATGGGACCGACAACCGGCCGCCGGTGGCCGTCCTTTTTGGCGCGGGCCTGGGACACGGCATCGTGGCCGCTCTTGAGGCCGGCTGTCCGGCC is from Solidesulfovibrio magneticus RS-1 and encodes:
- a CDS encoding AsmA family protein, which gives rise to MDNPVAPPAKRRLLKLAAALAVALLLVVLALPPLAQQIIGPQRLREMAQKALTDALGRDTVLSGDVSITLTPWLGLSMGPVAVAQAPGFGDDPMFAARKVEMTIRMAPLLAKVISPGSVRARDVTVHLARAADGRTNWDDLAAPQDAQAGSGWTVVPQPRAVHLDNVAVRYDDAATGKVLSVTGARLRTGLGQPFDFAASFEAMGLVPNGQLQCHLQGRASFDPGSGRLGLHGVRVESGLVIDAPLVPGGAVPTRVVSRLILDYDASAAALTLSDIDARADGLRLTGTAGVSDLPGAPRLAAKLTLDADLLGGWRAILGLAKPGSPESLVAAPQEPQAPATSPAGSSTPADAALTAPLPNRLTAALTLAGDKDGLHLTDLTARLPRGTAHGSARLVPGDRPALSGQIKAEDVDFDALDLGGGGGWPVPGPWIFGLDLDAQVACSRCVVGGLTLAEAAATLRGAPGLVRLGPATAVLPGGQVASLDARLSPNGGPDGGPGYDIQAALEPLGLTTRFSGRLDATGAAGSWTLASPDAAAAAKALGLGSLPAGPVAAKGQLTLLAEPSGKWQLSGLEAKAGGLVLRGQIGPAPGGGPGLGFDLAVDHLDLDRLAGLTGPAGQPGQSGPSGPAASLPRAKGRLRLEQVTGRGLDLKNAVLDLSLGEKGITAAVETAEAWGGRLSGSLERQTTGRLTGALQLAGAEAGKLLPKSGLSGPIAAKLGLEAAGGPKGRFGAVSAAVEAEAPRLALGRAGSRQTLTTPKANLTFKGTDGADGLEGEANASLAAASFDGGPDGPNLRDLRAALAGPMALDREGRLREAFQAKLEASALARLSGGGESRLTLSGPVAAESGGAFSLGELSLGFAGASATARVWRKGGEAAPVQCSLETGTFSPRQVLPALGFSLPAQAPATLLAKASLAVAAAVDDKGVVVSKLAASLDETHVTGHGSFERFDPARGKWEFTVDRLDLDAYAPHKPAAGPPPLAERRQRIDFKGLREAALDLKLHFGWLKKGNVTFDAGTASFNAKNGLFTFRQESPRFYAGRLFVEVRGDARDTALKTAIELKLEGIEIARFLHDWAEGDTLASGACTFVVAARTSGATEEELRGNLTGTGHLQITRGEIKVRDPDKLVNGKPQEERLPFEMFSSSWNAKGGVAHSDDFRIESPRMVVAGRGECDLRHETIDLNLMATLPSGSQVPATIIGPLDGPKVTIDRSRIIGDVVYRVLQGFFSIPGRAVTRILNLPGR